The following coding sequences are from one Poecile atricapillus isolate bPoeAtr1 chromosome 28, bPoeAtr1.hap1, whole genome shotgun sequence window:
- the SLC25A42 gene encoding mitochondrial coenzyme A transporter SLC25A42, with the protein MGNGVREGPVEFQRDVEPVTARIPAEDNQEKKKVLNSLISGALAGAVAKTAVAPLDRTKIMFQVSSKRFSAKEAYRLIYHTYLNEGFWSLWRGNSATMVRVIPYAAIQFCAHEEYKQILGNYYGFQGKALTPFPRFIAGSLAGTTAAMVTYPLDMVRARMAVTPKEMYSSIVHVFIRISREEGLKTLYRGFTPTILGVIPYAGLSFFTYETLKKVHAEHSGKAQPSPPERLLFGACAGLIGQSASYPLDVVRRRMQTAGVLGHTYSSILLTMQEIVREEGLVRGLYKGLSMNWVKGPIAVGISFTTFDLTQILLRKLQQR; encoded by the exons ATGGGTAATGGTGTGAGAGAAGGTCCagtggaattccagagggatgtGGAGCCCGTCACGGCCCGAATTCCGGCAGAg gataaccaggagaagaagaaagtgCTGAACTCCCTGATATCTGGGGCactggctggggctgtggctAAAACTGCAGTGGCTCCTCTGGACAGGACAAAAATCATGTTCCAAG tgtctTCAAAAAGATTTTCTGCCAAG GAAGCCTACAGGCTGATTTATCACACCTACCTCAACGAGGGCTTCTGGAGCCTCTGGAGAGGGAATTCTGCCACCATGGTCCGCGTCATCCCCTACGCCGCCATCCAGTTCTGCGCCCACGAGGAGTACAAGCAGATCCTGGGGAATTACTACGGATTCCAGGGAAA GGCACTGACACCTTTCCCTCGCTTCATTGCCGGCTCCCTGGCTGGCACCACGGCTGCCATGGTCACCTACCCCCTGGACATGGTCCGTGCCCGCATGGCTGTCACGCCCAAGGAGAT GTACAGCAGCATTGTCCACGTCTTCATCCGGATCTCCCGGGAGGAGGGGCTGAAAACCTTGTACAGGGGCTTCACACCCACCATCCTGGGCGTCATTCCCTACGCCGGCCTCAGCTTCTTCACCTACGAGACGCTGAAGAAAGTCCACGCAG AGCACAGCGGGAAGGCGCAGCCCTCGCCCCCGGAGCGGCTCCTGTTCGGGGCGTGCGCCGGCCTCATCGGGCAGTCGGCCTCGTACCCGCTGGACGTGGTGCGGCGCCGCATGCAGACCGCCGGCGTGCTGGGCCACACCtacagctccatcctgctcaCCATGCAGGAAATCGTCAGGGAGGAGGGACTGGTGCGAGGGCTCTACAAAGGGCTCAGCATGAACTGGGTGAAGGGCCCCATCGCCGTGGGGATCAGCTTCACCACCTTCGACCTGACGCAGATCCTGCTCCGCAAGCTGCAGCAGAGGTAG
- the LOC131589418 gene encoding collagen alpha-1(III) chain-like: MPVWQAGNPNPNPAGKFPFSRWGIQTGIQRENSHFLGGESKPESSRKIPIFQAGNPNPNPAGKFPFSRWGIQTRIQRENSHFPGGESKPESSGKIPIFQAGNPNPNPAGKFPFSGQGIQTHLGIRLLPREKGQRREGANPAGFGVRGGDTGGSPGHPRVNQWLCPGGTAVSPVPKGPVALSRWHCRVPCPQGPGGSSPVALSRWQCRVPCPQGPGGSGPVALSRWHCRVPCPQGPGGSVPVALPCPLSPRARWLCPGGTAVSPVPKGPVALARWHCRVPCPQGPGGSGPVALSWWHCRVPCPQGPGGSVPVALSRWHCRVPCPQGLGGTVLVALPCPLSPRARWLWPGGTGPVALPCPLSPRPVAKAGLWRSQTRRRSLPRELPRRVTLPGGDSDSDRSSRDSDSDRSSRDSDSDRSSRDSDSDRSSRSRPSAAAGLWGLTAWVWGLTS; encoded by the exons ATGCCCGTTTGGCAAGCGGGGAATCCAAACCCCAACCCAGCGGGAAAATTCCCGTTTTCCAGGTGGGGAATCCAAACCGGAATCCAGCgggaaaattcccattttctgggCGGGGAATCCAAACCCGAATCCAGcaggaaaattcccattttccaggcGGGGAATCCAAACCCGAATCCAGCGGGAAAATTCCCGTTTTCCAGGTGGGGAATCCAAACCCGAATCCAGCgggaaaattcccattttccgGGTGGGGAATCCAAACCCGAATCCAGCgggaaaattcccattttccaggcagGGAATCCAAACCCGAATCCAGCgggaaaattcccattttccgGGCAGGGAATCCAAACCCATTTGGGAATTCGGCTGCTGCCCCGAGAGAAGGGACAGCGCCGGGAGGGAGCGAatcctgcaggatttggggtgcggggaggggacaccggtGGAAGCCCGGGCCACCCCAGGGTGAACCAGTGGCTCTGTCCTGGTGGCACtgccgtgtcccctgtccccaagggcccGGTGGCTCTGTCCCGGTGGCACtgccgtgtcccctgtccccaagggcccGGTGGCTCT aGCCCGGTGGCTCTGTCCCGGTGGCAGtgccgtgtcccctgtccccaagggcccGGTGGCTCTGGCCCGGTGGCTCTGTCCCGGTGGCACtgccgtgtcccctgtccccaagggcccGGTGGCTCTGTCCCGGTGGCACtgccgtgtcccctgtccccaagaGCCCGGTGGCTCTGTCCCGGTGGCACtgccgtgtcccctgtccccaagggcccGGTGGCTCTGGCCCGGTGGCACtgccgtgtcccctgtccccaagggcccGGTGGCTCTGGCCCGGTGGCTCTGTCCTGGTGGCACtgccgtgtcccctgtccccaagggcccGGTGGCTCTGTCCCGGTGGCTCTGTCCCGGTGGCACtgccgtgtcccctgtccccaagggctCGGTGGCACTGTCCTGGTGGCACtgccgtgtcccctgtccccaagggcccGGTGGCTCT ggcccGGTGGCACTGGCCCGGTGGCTCTG ccgtgtcccctgtccccaaggcCCGTTGCTAAGGCCGGGTTGTGGCGGAGCCAGACACGCAGACGGAGCCTCCCCCGGGAGCTGCCCAGACGGGTGACCCTGCCCGGCGGcgacagtgacagtgacagatcGAGCCGCGACAGCGACAGTGACAGATCGAGCCGcgacagtgacagtgacagatcGAGCCGcgacagtgacagtgacagatcGAGCCGCTCCCGGCCCTCGGCAGCCGCTGGGCTTTGGGGTCTGACtgcctgggtttggg GTTTGACTtcctga